GAGCATTGGTGAAAATACGATAGTCATGGCTGGAGCATTTTTGGGCGATAATGTAACTATCGGCAAAAACTGCATCATTCATCCAAATGTCGTCATCTACAATGACTGCGTCATCGGTAACGAGTGCCATCTGCTGGCAAACTGCGTTATAGGCAGCGATGGCTTTGGCTATGCGCATACAAAAACTGGCGAGCATGTGAAAATTTATCACAATGGCAATGTAGTTTTAGGCGATTTTGTCGAGATCGGTGCTTGCACGACGATAGATCGTGGTGTTTTTGAAAGCACGATGATCGCAAACTACACAAAGATAGACAATCTCGTTCAAATAGGCCACAACTGCGAGCTTGGAAATGGCTGCCTAATAGTCTCACAAACTGGCCTTGCTGGCTCAACAGTGCTAGGCAGAAACGTTGTAATGGGCGGACAAAGCGGCTCAGCTGGTCACGTGAGTGTCGGAGACTTTGCGCAGATCGCAGCACGTGGAGGCGTTAGCAAAGACCTACCTGGTGGCAAAAAATACGCTGGAGCTTATCCGATAATGGAGCTTTCAGATCAGTTTAAACTCCAAGCAAAAATTTTGAGATTTTTTAAGAAAAATTGATTGCAAGCTTTTGCGAGCTTAAAATCGCAAAAGCTTTTTATCTAGTAGTATAAAAATAATGCTAATTCTATTTTAAAACGAATTAGGCTTAAAATTTATATATCAAGTCTGGCTTAAACATCTATTTATTTGGCTTTGCTCTCTTTTATTACTCTAGCCGTTTCTATCGCGATTTCTAGCTCTTCGTTTGTTGGGATGATGAATGTTTTTATCTTAGCGTCATCCCCGTCTATACATCTCTCGCCTCGCATGTCTTGGAAATTTAGATCGTGATTTATGTGAATGCCAAGATGTTTTAATTCATCACAAATTTTTTGCCTTGTATTTGGTGCATTTTCGCCGATACCGCCAGTAAATATAAGTGCATCAACGCGTCCTAAAATGGCGTAATATGAGCCAATATATTTTTTCACTCGGTAGCAAAACATCTCAAATGCAAGCTTTGCTCGCTCATCGTTTTGCATCTTGGCTACGACCTCTCTCATGTCACTTGAGCCACAAATTCCAAAAAGTCCGCTTTTTTTGTTTAAAAAGTTATCGATCTCGTTCCACTTTAAAACGCCGATATTTAGCAGGTAAATGACCACGGCTGGGTCCATATCGCCGCTTCTTGTACCCATTATGAGTCCTTCAAGTGGGCTAAGCCCCATCGAGGTATCGATACTTTTGCCGTTTTGCACCGCACATGCTGAGGCGCCGTTACCTAGATGAAGTGAGATAGCGTTAAATTTATCAAACTCTATGCCAAGCATTTTTGCCGCTTGCTTGCAGACATATCTGTGCGAAGTGCCGTGAAAGCCGTATTTTCTGATGTGATGAGTCTTGCAAACGTCATAAGGTAGAGCGTAGCGGTAGGCGTACTCTGGCATGCTTTGATGAAATACCGTGTCAAAAACGACCACGTGAGGCACATTTTTGCTCTCTTTCATTGCGTTTTTAATGCCAGCAAGATGCCCTGGGTTGTGAAGTGGGGCAAGCGGGCTTATCTCCTCGATCTTTTTTATGACGCTCT
The genomic region above belongs to Campylobacter concisus and contains:
- the lpxD gene encoding UDP-3-O-(3-hydroxymyristoyl)glucosamine N-acyltransferase — translated: MKLSEIALKVNATFGGEDIEIFALNSLKNANKAELTYCDGEKNAKFISTSNAGAILVTKSLLGLVPAGMVALVCDNPHLAFALLSKDYAKPLFCEPKPSNIAKSAKIMPNVYIGSNVSIGENTIVMAGAFLGDNVTIGKNCIIHPNVVIYNDCVIGNECHLLANCVIGSDGFGYAHTKTGEHVKIYHNGNVVLGDFVEIGACTTIDRGVFESTMIANYTKIDNLVQIGHNCELGNGCLIVSQTGLAGSTVLGRNVVMGGQSGSAGHVSVGDFAQIAARGGVSKDLPGGKKYAGAYPIMELSDQFKLQAKILRFFKKN
- a CDS encoding acetate kinase, whose product is MRILVLNSGSSSIKFQLFAMDTKTSLASGLVEQIGSSSSRAVLKANGETYEIKRFIKDHHDGLEAMNELFVTSHTLHDLSELDGIGHRIVHGGESFFSSMIVDESVIKKIEEISPLAPLHNPGHLAGIKNAMKESKNVPHVVVFDTVFHQSMPEYAYRYALPYDVCKTHHIRKYGFHGTSHRYVCKQAAKMLGIEFDKFNAISLHLGNGASACAVQNGKSIDTSMGLSPLEGLIMGTRSGDMDPAVVIYLLNIGVLKWNEIDNFLNKKSGLFGICGSSDMREVVAKMQNDERAKLAFEMFCYRVKKYIGSYYAILGRVDALIFTGGIGENAPNTRQKICDELKHLGIHINHDLNFQDMRGERCIDGDDAKIKTFIIPTNEELEIAIETARVIKESKAK